Genomic window (Acidimicrobiales bacterium):
CGTGGGCCGTTCGGTCGATGTCGTCCCAGTAGGCGTATACGAACGGCTCACCGCCGTCGAAGGCCTCGAGAACCCTGGACACGAGGCCGTCCCGATCCCGGTACCCCATGAGGCGGGTGTCGGACAGGTGGACGGCCGTGAACCCCGACTCGGCGAAAGCCTCCCGGGTCACCACCGGTGGCCACTGCGCTTCGAACAGCTCGCAGGGCTGGAACTCCCGGGGATCGTGCCGTCGTCGGGCATCCCCGTCCCCGGTGGTCCACCGCAGAGCGTTCAACACCTCGGCGTGGGCCGCCCCCTCCGGAGCCCCGACGGCGATCCGATACCCGACCACCCCGTGGAGTCCAGGCGCCACGCCGGTGGATATCGAGGTGAGGGCGGCCGCCGTCGTGCTGGGGGCGACCGTGGTAATCGGTCCGCCGGCGAGGGCCGCCAGGTTCGGAGCGGCCGCCGAACGGGACCTCAACTGCTCCCAGCCCAGGCCGTCCAGGACCAGCAGGAGGATCCGGCGGGACCCGAGCACCTCTCCTGGTAGCCACGACGGCCAACCACCGGGTACAAGGTCACCATGCAGCAGGGCCGGCACCAGGGCCGTCACGCACGCTGCGTCGTACGCCGGGGCGACCGGTTGGGCATCTACCTCGGCAGGTTGCACGGGCCGACCGTACTGTCGGCTCCACCGACAGGCGACCACCATGGGCCGACATCGCTGGTGCCGGGAGCACCGGGTCTAGGATCCACCGACGTGAAGGTCTCGACGCGGGGTGATTACGCCAGCCGCGCACTGTTGTCCCTCGCCCTCCACGGCGACGGCCAGACTCCCCGATCGGTCCGCGAGATCGCCGACAAGACCGGGCTTCCCCAGCCCTACCTGGAACAGATCCTGCTGGCCCTGAAGGGCGCCGGCCTGGTCCGGTCCAAGCGGGGCGTCGGCGGGGGCTACGTCCTGGCACGCCAACCGTCGCTGATCCTGCTCTCCCAGATCGTGGCCGCCGTGGACGGACCCATAGTGGCCGGCGACTTCAGCGATCCCCACACCGACGGGGCCTGCGACCACGAGGGCCAGTGCGTCCTGCTCTCCATCTGGGCGAGCGCCGGGAGCCACATGCGCAGCTACCTGGACTCGTTCACCCTCGAGACCATCGCCACCATGGCCCGCGGTGAGGCCTCCTGGCCTGACGCCTAGGGGACCGGCGGGTTCACGTCGTCTGCTCGGC
Coding sequences:
- a CDS encoding alkaline phosphatase family protein, whose protein sequence is MTALVPALLHGDLVPGGWPSWLPGEVLGSRRILLLVLDGLGWEQLRSRSAAAPNLAALAGGPITTVAPSTTAAALTSISTGVAPGLHGVVGYRIAVGAPEGAAHAEVLNALRWTTGDGDARRRHDPREFQPCELFEAQWPPVVTREAFAESGFTAVHLSDTRLMGYRDRDGLVSRVLEAFDGGEPFVYAYWDDIDRTAHEFGLADRYEEELAACDAMVAELATRLPAGTAIVVTADHGQVHVGDQLIDLPQSVTRLVDGQSGEARFRWLHARAGSAGDLLEAAHEAFDAVGWVRSVDEVVTAGWLGPEVTAVARARLGDVAVLARDPVAFVDPAEAMSFHLIGRHGSMTVDEMLVPALAVVT
- a CDS encoding Rrf2 family transcriptional regulator; this encodes MKVSTRGDYASRALLSLALHGDGQTPRSVREIADKTGLPQPYLEQILLALKGAGLVRSKRGVGGGYVLARQPSLILLSQIVAAVDGPIVAGDFSDPHTDGACDHEGQCVLLSIWASAGSHMRSYLDSFTLETIATMARGEASWPDA